The segment TGTAATACCCATGCTTTTCCAAAAGGCAATACATAATCTTCTGAGGGCTCAACTGAAGTTGCTGTTAGTGTTCCCGGTACTTTTGACCAATACAAACCTTTGTGTTCTAATATCACCACAGGATTTGGATCATAATAAGCAGCCTTCATCAACCCTTTTAAATCTGCCCCATTACTCGGATAAGCTATTTTAATACCACGAATATTAGTAATGACGCTTTCCACGGAAGACGAATGATAAGGTCCACCACTTCCATAAGCGCCAATAGGCACACGTAAAATCATACTTACAGGCCATTTTCCATTAGATAAGTAACAACTGCGACTCACTTCGGTAAATAATTGATTGAGTCCTGGCCAAATGTAATCAGCAAACTGAACCTCAACAATAGGCTTTAATCCAACAGCGCTCATTCCAACTGTTGACCCTACAATAAAAGCCTCTTGAATAGGTGTATTAAAAACACGGTCGTCTCCAAATTTTTGTGCTAAAGTAGCCGCTTCTCTAAACACACCTCCCAGTCGTCCACCAACATCTTGCCCGTAGAGCAAACATTCTTTGTGTTTTCGCATCAATTCTTCAACTGCAAACAATGCACAGTCTACCATCACAACTTTATCTGCACCTTCTGGTTCACGAATTCCTTCTTCTTCGGAAATTAGCGTTGGCACAAAATCATGAGTAAATAAATCTTCAGGCTTCGGATCTTCAGCTTGTAACGCTTTTTCAAAATCAGAGGTCACATTTTCTTTTGCAGAACTCTCTAGACCTTCTACTATTTCCAGAGAAATTCCATTATCTAATAGCTGCTGTTTTAATACTGGATAAGGATCACGGGATTTAGCTTCTTCTAAATCGTCTCGATACCATTCCATCCGTACGCCAGATGTATGGTGATTTAACAACGGTACTTTAGCATGAATTAAAAATGGTCGCCGTTCTTTACGAATAGTAGCGATAACGCTCTCAACGGCATTGTAACTCTCTATAAAATTAGCCCCATCAATAGAAATAGCTTCTAAGCCATGAAATCCTTGTGCATATTCAAAGGCATTTTGCGCTCTAGTTTCTGCAGCATTAGCTGAAATATCCCAACCGTTATCTTGAACCAAATACAAAATAGGCATTTGCTTTAAGGCTGCCATTTGAAAAGCTTCCGCAATTTCACCTTCCGTTACTGAGGCGTCACCAAGACTACATACCACAAATGGTAAATCCTTAAGGGCTTTATCATCTAAACCTTGGAGTTCTTTATACTGCATCCCCATAGCAACTCCTGTTGCAGGAATGGCTTGCATGCCAGTTGCTGAAGATTGATGTGGGATTTTAGGTTTATCATCATCCTTTAGACTTGGATGCGAATAATAGGTTCTTCCACCAGAAAACGGATCCTCTTTTTTAGCCAATAACTGTAACATTAAATCATAAGGTTTCAATCCAAATGATAACAACATCGCATCATCTCTATAATATGGAAACGCATAATCTTGTGGTAATAACTGCATTCCTAAGGCCACTTGAATAGCTTCATGTCCTCGTGAAGTCGCATGTACATATTTTGAAACCTGCTTGAAGTTGGCTTCGTATAATTCTGTCATTGCTTTAGCAGTGCATAACGTCGAAAATCCTTTTTTTAGTATGTCTTTATTCATATCTAATGGCTGCTAATGCAGGAATCTTTTTATTTATTTTGTCATTCCGCACTATGAAACGCAATGACGTAATCTTTTTTTTATATTTCTCTATTCACATCAAATTGCTCAAAATAATCTGCTACACGACGAACAAAACTTCCACCTAGAAAACCATCAACCACACGATGATCGAAAGAAAGGGATAAGTACATCATACTTCTAATAGCAATTTCGTCTCCTTTTTCTGTAGTGATTACCTCTGGACGTTTTTTAATAATTCCCAATGCAAGAATAGCCACTTCCGGCTGATTAATAATTGGAGTGCCCATGACGCTTCCGAAGGTTCCAACATTAGATATTGTGAATGTGCTCCCTTGAATATCGTCTGCTTTTAAATTATTATTTCTGGCTTTATTAGCAAGTTCATTGACATCCGCTGCTAAAACTTTCAAATCTTTCGATTCTGCATCTCTAACAACTGGAACAATTAAATTCCCACTTGGTAATGCAGTCGCCATACCAATATTTATATTCTCCTTTACAATAATTTTATTACCATCAACAGAGGCGTTAATATTTGGAAAATCTTTTACTGCTTTGGCTACAGCTTCAACAAATAAAGGGGTGAATGTTAATCGCTCACCGTATTTTTCTTGAAAAGCAACTTTGTTAGCATTCCTCCAGTTGACCATATTGGTGAGATCAGCCTCAACATAAGCTGTTACATGAGGTGATGTATGTTTTGAATATACCATATGATCAGCTATCATTTGGCGCATACGATCCATTTCTATGATCTTCCCTTTTCCTTTATCGAATGAAAGCTGCGGAATGCGATAGACCGTAGGATCTTGAACTACTGGTTGCGCAAATTTATATGGTCGACCATCTTCTATATATTGAAATATATCGCTCTTACGCACACGTCCCTCTAGTCCTGTAGCGGGAATTCTAGCCAATTCTTCAAAACTTATGTGATGTTTTTTAGCAATTTCGACAACTAATGGTGAAAAGAAATGATTGGTATTCCCCAGGCTTAATTGATTCAAAGGCACTGTAGAAATCGGCTGAGGTCTTTTAGACGTTTTTGTTTTTTCAACCTTCTGGACTTCTGGTTTAGCCTCTGTTTTTTTTGTATCCTTTTTATGAGAAACTGAAACTTCACCATCCGTATTTATAACAGCTATAGTTGCTCCTATTTTAATGACATCATTTGCTTCGTACAAAATATCTTCAATAACTCCAGTAACGTTTGAAGGCACCTCAGAATCTACTTTATCTGTTGCTACCTCTAATAACATTTCATCTTCTTCTATGGTATCACCAACATTTTTAAACCAAGTAATAATGGCTGCTTCGGTAATACTTTCACCCAATTTGGGCATTTTAAATTCAACTTTCGACATAGTTATTTTTTCATAAAATCACGAAGTGTTTTGTAAACATCTTCTTGTATTTCCATATGTTTGGGTACCTCTCTTAAAGGCTCAACTTCTTTTAAACTCTCCTGACAATCAGCTGGTAATTGTTGATACAATTGTGTGCCTTTTGTTTTCCATTCTATCATTTCATCACTTACTTCTTTAATCACTTTAGCGGGATTACCAACTACTAAGCTACGCATTGGAATAATCGTTTTTGCTTTCACAAATGCCATAGCTCCAACGATACATTCATCTCCAATTTCAGCATCATCCATAATAACGGTATTCATTCCAATGAGACAATTTCTACCCAAATTAGCGCCATGAATAATGGCTCCGTGACCGACATGAGTACTTTCTTTTAAGGTAATTGACTTTCCAGGAAACATATGTACCGTGCAGTTCTCCTGAACATTGACGCCATCTTCTAAAATAATTTGCCCCCAATCTCCACGAATGGCAGCACCAGGACCTATATAACAATGTTTTCCAATGATAACATTTCCAGTTACTGCAGCCATAGGATGCACAAAACTGCTTTCATGAACTACGGGTGTATAGCCTTTGAAACTGTAAATCATGATTATTTAAATCCTTTTAATTTCTCTTTTGTGAACTCTGAAAGCACTAATCGTCCACTAGTTTGTGCACGTTCTGCTAATAAATCATCCCAATCATCTGTTCCTTTCCAAAACACTTTTTTCATCTCCATCATCGCCTCTGTATTATAGGTACATAAATGTTCTGCTGTTGCTTTTACAGCATCGTCTAATGCTTCTGTACTCTCATAGACATGTGTAAACAGACCTTTTTGTTTTGCCCATTCTGCGGGATAAAATGAATTAGCATCTATGGCAATTTGCGACATCGCACTTAAACCCATTTTACGTTCAATGGCTGGGCCAACAACAAATGGTCCGATGCCAATATTCAATTCACTCAATTTGATAGCAGCAAATTTTGTTGCCATACAATAATCGGTTGAAGCGGCTAAACCTACACCACCTCCAACAGTTTTGCCTTGGATGCGTCCGATAATAAATTTCGGACATTGACGCATGGCGTTAATCACATTAGCAAACCCAGAAAAAAACACTTTTCCAGTGGCTGGATCATTAATAGTGATGAGTTCGTTAAAACTTGCTCCAGCACAAAACGTTCGATCACCTCCACTTTTTAAAACAATAACTTTGATGTCATCATTTTGTCCAGCTTCAGTTATCGTCTGCGCTAGTTTTGCTAAAACATGTCCTGGTAAGGAGTTGTGTGCAGGATGAAAAAACTCAATGTATCCTACTTCGTTTTCTATAGTTTGTTTAACGTATGCTTCTGTCATGATAAATTATAATAATCCAAATTGTTCAAAGTGATGATTTAAATGTTTCCGTTCTAATAAATACCACTCGTATCTTTTTAATTCACCAAACACCATATTATTTAAAATAGCATCTGGATGTTCTTTGAAAAATGTGAGATAGGCTTGTCTTTGCGTCTTAAATTTTTCTATTGCTGTTACTAAGTCGTCATATCTTAACTGATCTAATGTGTCTTTTTCCAACAATGGAAATCTTGAATTCTGTGGAAACTTGTCGTAGTTATATAAACTATTTTTAACTTTTTCTAATATTTTTTCTGGTGTAGCCACTTCAAAATCTTGAATATCCCCAGCAGCAATTTTATACGTGTATTCTAGATGTTCAATCATATGTTGAGGGGTCATGATTCCCCATTTAGGCTTCGCATCCTCTTTCAATTTTGACAAACATTCTTCAATTTTCGCATCGGTCATTTCAATAAACGTCTCTTGCTTTTTTTGCACCATGGTTAAAATAGTAGCAATTGCTACTAACTCATCTTCGGCATCAAATACTTCAACGAACCATTTTACAATACCGCTCGGATGTTCGGCAGATGCCACATCACGATCTATTTTTTGTTTACATGTTAATCTTACATACACCGTATCATTATGATACAATGGTCGTAAGAATCTACATTCTTCTAATCCGTAGTTTGCTGCTACTGGTCCTTTATTTGGATATACAAACAATCCTGCTGCCGCTGAGATAATAAAATAGCCATGCGCAGTTCTTTTTTCAAAAATACTGCCGTCTAAAGAGGTGATATCTGTATGTGCGTAAAAATGATCCCAAGTCAAATTCGCAAAGTTGATAATATCAGTATCTGTAAAGGTACGCTTGTGAGTTTTGAGAGACATTCCTGGTTGGATATCTTCCCAATGGTATTGAAATGGATGTTGTTCTGCTTCCTTGTATTTAGCATTTTGTTGGTAAATACCTGTAATTTCAGTAATCGTTGTTGGAGAACCTTGAATGGCGGTGCGTTGCAAGTAATGTTTAATACCACGCATACCTCCCATTTCTTCTCCACCTCCAGCACGTCCTGGACCTCCATGCACTAAATAAGGTAAGGGTGAACCATGACCTGTACTTTCTTTTGCACTTTCTCTGTTGAGCACTAATATTCTGCCGTGATGACTTGCCGCATTTATCACATAATCTTTGGCTATTTTATCGTCATTAGTAGCTATTGAAGACACTAACGAGCCTTTACCCATTTGAGCTAGAGTAATCGCTTCATCTAGATTTTTATATGGCATTATGGTACTTACTGGACCAAAAGCTTCACGCTCGTGAATTACAGTATTTTGGAACGGATGATCAGTACGTAATAATATTGGACTAATGAAAGCACCTTTTTTCGCGTCTGCTCCAATGGTTTCAATTGTATCTAAATCACCATAAACAATTTGTGCTTCTTTTGCTAAATCATTTACTGAATCTCTTACCGCTTGCACTTGCTGATGACTTACCAGTGACCCCATTCTCACTTCTTTTAATCTTGGATCACCTATAGTGACTTTATCCAACGCTTTCCCAAGGGAAATTTGAACATCCTCAACTAAATTCTCAGGAACAATTATTCGTCTAATCGCCGTACATTTTTGTCCCGCTTTAACGGTCATTTCTTTACGCACTTCTTTAATAAATAAATCAAATTCTGGTGTTCCTGGAATAGCATCTTCACCTAATATCGAAGCATTCAATGAATCGGCTTCCATAGTAAATGGCACAGACTCTTGAATTAATCTAGGATGCGCTTTTAATAATCGCCCAGTTGCAGCTGAACCTGTAAAGGTTACTACATCTTGAGACTCTACAGTATCTAGAATTGATTTTACGGTGCCGTTAATAATCTGTAGTGCACCTTCTGGTAAAATCCCAGAATCAATAATTGTTCTCGCTACCGCTTCTGCCAAGTATGAAGATGATGGCGCTGGTAATACCACTGCGGGCACACCTGCCATCCAATTCACTGCACACTTTTCTAACATTCCCCATACTGGAAAATTGAAAGCGTTAATATGTACAGCTACCCCTTTTTTAGGCACCATAATATGATGAGCCATAAATCGACCACCACGCGATAAGTCGATAGGATCGCCTTCAACATGAAATGGCTGATTAGGAAACAACTTTCTTAAAGACGCATTGGCGAATAAATTACCAAAACCACCTTCAATGTCTATCCAGCTATCAACTTTCGTTGCCCCTGTTCTATAACTTAACTCATAAAAAGCATCCTTTCTTTTCGTCAAATACAAGGCTAAAGTCTTTAGCATGTTTCCACGCTCTTGAAAGGTCATTTTACGAAGTTTCTCACCACCTTGAGTTCTTCCGTAATTCAAAATTTCAGGGATATCTAGGCCTTCAATAGCGATACTTGTAAAGGCTTCACCAGTTATGGCATCGAGAATTGGAGTCCCTTCTTCTTTTCCACTGACCCATTGACCTTGAACGTAATGTTGTATTTTTTCCATAATTAAACGCGTTCTATAATTGCTGCATACCCTTGTCCGACACCAATACACATGGTGATTAAGGCATATTTTTTATTCTGTTCGTGTAACTCTAAAGCCGCAGAGTAGGCTATTCTTGCCCCAGTAACACCTAATGGATGACCAATAGCAATCGAACCTCCATTTGGGTTTAATCTCGAATCATCATCTGCCAAGCCCCAAGCTCTTGTGCAAGCTAATGCTTGAGCTGCAAAGGCTTCATTTAATTCAATGATATCCATATCTTCCATCGTCAAACCTGCTTTTTCCAAAGCCTTGTTAGACGCTTGAACTGGACCAATTCCCATGATTCTTGGTTCTACGCCAACCACTGCAGAACTTACTATTCTAGCTAATGGCTTTAAGTTGTATTTTTTAACTGCATCTTCTGATGCTATAATCGTTGCTGCCGCTCCGTCATTTAAACCTGACGAGTTTCCTGCCGTCACACTTCCACCTTCTTTTTTAAATGCCCCTCTTAGCTTTCCAAGAACGTCCAAAGATGTATTTGGTTTTACAAACTCATCTTTAGAAAATAGAATTGGGTCCTTTT is part of the Formosa sp. Hel1_31_208 genome and harbors:
- a CDS encoding dihydrolipoamide acetyltransferase family protein, which encodes MSKVEFKMPKLGESITEAAIITWFKNVGDTIEEDEMLLEVATDKVDSEVPSNVTGVIEDILYEANDVIKIGATIAVINTDGEVSVSHKKDTKKTEAKPEVQKVEKTKTSKRPQPISTVPLNQLSLGNTNHFFSPLVVEIAKKHHISFEELARIPATGLEGRVRKSDIFQYIEDGRPYKFAQPVVQDPTVYRIPQLSFDKGKGKIIEMDRMRQMIADHMVYSKHTSPHVTAYVEADLTNMVNWRNANKVAFQEKYGERLTFTPLFVEAVAKAVKDFPNINASVDGNKIIVKENINIGMATALPSGNLIVPVVRDAESKDLKVLAADVNELANKARNNNLKADDIQGSTFTISNVGTFGSVMGTPIINQPEVAILALGIIKKRPEVITTEKGDEIAIRSMMYLSLSFDHRVVDGFLGGSFVRRVADYFEQFDVNREI
- a CDS encoding thiamine pyrophosphate-dependent enzyme translates to MNKDILKKGFSTLCTAKAMTELYEANFKQVSKYVHATSRGHEAIQVALGMQLLPQDYAFPYYRDDAMLLSFGLKPYDLMLQLLAKKEDPFSGGRTYYSHPSLKDDDKPKIPHQSSATGMQAIPATGVAMGMQYKELQGLDDKALKDLPFVVCSLGDASVTEGEIAEAFQMAALKQMPILYLVQDNGWDISANAAETRAQNAFEYAQGFHGLEAISIDGANFIESYNAVESVIATIRKERRPFLIHAKVPLLNHHTSGVRMEWYRDDLEEAKSRDPYPVLKQQLLDNGISLEIVEGLESSAKENVTSDFEKALQAEDPKPEDLFTHDFVPTLISEEEGIREPEGADKVVMVDCALFAVEELMRKHKECLLYGQDVGGRLGGVFREAATLAQKFGDDRVFNTPIQEAFIVGSTVGMSAVGLKPIVEVQFADYIWPGLNQLFTEVSRSCYLSNGKWPVSMILRVPIGAYGSGGPYHSSSVESVITNIRGIKIAYPSNGADLKGLMKAAYYDPNPVVILEHKGLYWSKVPGTLTATSVEPSEDYVLPFGKAWVLQEIWKQEDIETCTIVTYGMGVHWAYNASGELGMRDQIEIIDLRTLFPLDEAAIMASVKKTGKCLVVTEEPSNNSFARALAGKIQEECFKYLDAPVMTIGSENMPAIPLNSTLEETMIPSTSKVKDKIEQLLNY
- a CDS encoding enoyl-CoA hydratase/isomerase family protein; its protein translation is MTEAYVKQTIENEVGYIEFFHPAHNSLPGHVLAKLAQTITEAGQNDDIKVIVLKSGGDRTFCAGASFNELITINDPATGKVFFSGFANVINAMRQCPKFIIGRIQGKTVGGGVGLAASTDYCMATKFAAIKLSELNIGIGPFVVGPAIERKMGLSAMSQIAIDANSFYPAEWAKQKGLFTHVYESTEALDDAVKATAEHLCTYNTEAMMEMKKVFWKGTDDWDDLLAERAQTSGRLVLSEFTKEKLKGFK
- the paaZ gene encoding phenylacetic acid degradation bifunctional protein PaaZ; the encoded protein is MEKIQHYVQGQWVSGKEEGTPILDAITGEAFTSIAIEGLDIPEILNYGRTQGGEKLRKMTFQERGNMLKTLALYLTKRKDAFYELSYRTGATKVDSWIDIEGGFGNLFANASLRKLFPNQPFHVEGDPIDLSRGGRFMAHHIMVPKKGVAVHINAFNFPVWGMLEKCAVNWMAGVPAVVLPAPSSSYLAEAVARTIIDSGILPEGALQIINGTVKSILDTVESQDVVTFTGSAATGRLLKAHPRLIQESVPFTMEADSLNASILGEDAIPGTPEFDLFIKEVRKEMTVKAGQKCTAIRRIIVPENLVEDVQISLGKALDKVTIGDPRLKEVRMGSLVSHQQVQAVRDSVNDLAKEAQIVYGDLDTIETIGADAKKGAFISPILLRTDHPFQNTVIHEREAFGPVSTIMPYKNLDEAITLAQMGKGSLVSSIATNDDKIAKDYVINAASHHGRILVLNRESAKESTGHGSPLPYLVHGGPGRAGGGEEMGGMRGIKHYLQRTAIQGSPTTITEITGIYQQNAKYKEAEQHPFQYHWEDIQPGMSLKTHKRTFTDTDIINFANLTWDHFYAHTDITSLDGSIFEKRTAHGYFIISAAAGLFVYPNKGPVAANYGLEECRFLRPLYHNDTVYVRLTCKQKIDRDVASAEHPSGIVKWFVEVFDAEDELVAIATILTMVQKKQETFIEMTDAKIEECLSKLKEDAKPKWGIMTPQHMIEHLEYTYKIAAGDIQDFEVATPEKILEKVKNSLYNYDKFPQNSRFPLLEKDTLDQLRYDDLVTAIEKFKTQRQAYLTFFKEHPDAILNNMVFGELKRYEWYLLERKHLNHHFEQFGLL
- a CDS encoding transferase hexapeptide repeat family protein; protein product: MIYSFKGYTPVVHESSFVHPMAAVTGNVIIGKHCYIGPGAAIRGDWGQIILEDGVNVQENCTVHMFPGKSITLKESTHVGHGAIIHGANLGRNCLIGMNTVIMDDAEIGDECIVGAMAFVKAKTIIPMRSLVVGNPAKVIKEVSDEMIEWKTKGTQLYQQLPADCQESLKEVEPLREVPKHMEIQEDVYKTLRDFMKK